The following are from one region of the Mycolicibacterium diernhoferi genome:
- a CDS encoding MetQ/NlpA family ABC transporter substrate-binding protein produces the protein MTDQNNPAGVDIQIKKKTRWPWVAGAAVAVAAVAGGITYAQVSNQDKEFGTTLEVATWSTDIAAENLLSYIAENVAPDHGITIKPVQIDNLIEINRAVDAGNVAGNFFEHQPFLNDAIAANGFELTLAAPTFTWDQATYSDKYDSWDEVPDGAKIALRDDPAGQAIALLDLAEAGQITLKPGKTDLKGLPQLADVESNPKNYEFIQVPIGQLARSLADVDAVVVHISDVYASGLTEEQILDRHPAPVGSEGGLVVSNKHLDDPNVQKLIATFSDPKIAEFLETTDNALIRDTLGPIGATEDSDTPSATS, from the coding sequence GTGACAGACCAGAACAACCCGGCCGGCGTCGACATCCAGATCAAGAAGAAGACGCGTTGGCCGTGGGTGGCCGGCGCGGCGGTGGCGGTGGCGGCCGTCGCCGGCGGCATCACCTACGCGCAGGTGTCCAACCAGGACAAGGAATTCGGCACCACCCTGGAGGTCGCCACCTGGAGCACCGACATCGCCGCCGAGAACCTGCTGTCCTACATCGCTGAGAACGTGGCCCCCGATCACGGCATCACCATCAAGCCGGTCCAGATCGACAACCTGATCGAGATCAACCGCGCCGTGGACGCCGGCAACGTGGCCGGCAACTTCTTCGAACACCAGCCGTTCCTGAACGACGCCATCGCCGCCAACGGGTTCGAACTGACCCTGGCCGCACCGACGTTCACCTGGGATCAGGCCACCTACTCGGATAAGTACGACAGCTGGGACGAGGTGCCCGACGGCGCGAAGATCGCCCTGCGTGACGATCCGGCCGGGCAGGCGATCGCACTGCTGGACCTCGCCGAGGCGGGGCAGATCACCTTGAAGCCGGGCAAGACCGACCTCAAGGGCCTGCCGCAGCTTGCCGATGTGGAGTCGAACCCCAAGAACTACGAGTTCATCCAGGTCCCGATCGGTCAGCTGGCGCGCAGCCTCGCCGACGTCGACGCCGTCGTGGTGCACATCTCCGACGTGTACGCCTCCGGCCTGACCGAGGAGCAGATCCTGGACCGCCACCCCGCACCGGTGGGCAGTGAGGGCGGCCTGGTCGTCAGCAACAAGCACCTCGACGACCCGAACGTGCAGAAGCTGATCGCGACGTTCTCCGATCCCAAGATCGCCGAGTTCCTGGAGACCACCGACAACGCCCTGATCCGTGACACGCTCGGCCCGATCGGCGCGACCGAGGACTCCGACACCCCGTCCGCCACGTCATGA
- a CDS encoding LLM class flavin-dependent oxidoreductase, with protein MSSPVKKPLYYSAFVMNTASHVLHGLWRAPEAQNHKFNSLRHWTSLAAEVDQAGYDLLFFADVFGLRAPWNGNWRKAVEGGIQIPVNDPSVLASALAAVTQNLGIVFTSSIVQDHPFNFARRMSSLDHYTDGRLGWNIVTSFNANMFRSFGHDGTLAHDQRYEWANEYVDVAYKLWEGSWDDDALVQDKERSLHSDPSKIHKINHVGKRYSVEGPHFTSPSPQRTPVLFQAGSSPAGQLFSARNAEGVYISSPTPADAYKLTSETRALAAANGRDRHDITFAQGLSFVIGDTHAEAVRRNDELKRFLDLEGIALHALGDAGVDAGNLPLDTPISELGEFTGIQSFKRWAAEVSGNEEPTIRDMAWVLEGANRVVGTPEEIADRLEEWREAGVDGINVYHATVPQSFREVADRLFPTLRERGLIAGDKSGTLRHKLLGRGDRLPDSHPAARYRGAFTDNSLADDVAVPVGTPV; from the coding sequence ATGAGCTCCCCCGTGAAGAAACCCCTCTATTACTCGGCGTTCGTGATGAACACCGCATCCCATGTGCTGCACGGGTTGTGGCGGGCCCCGGAGGCCCAGAACCACAAGTTCAACTCGCTACGGCACTGGACGTCACTGGCCGCCGAGGTCGACCAGGCCGGCTACGACCTGTTGTTCTTCGCCGACGTGTTCGGGCTGCGGGCGCCGTGGAACGGGAACTGGCGCAAGGCCGTCGAGGGCGGAATCCAGATCCCGGTCAACGATCCCTCGGTGCTGGCCTCGGCGCTGGCCGCGGTCACCCAGAACCTCGGCATCGTGTTCACCAGTTCGATCGTGCAGGACCACCCGTTCAACTTCGCACGGCGGATGTCCTCGCTGGACCACTACACCGACGGCCGGCTGGGCTGGAACATCGTCACCAGCTTCAACGCCAACATGTTCCGCAGCTTCGGCCATGACGGCACGCTGGCCCACGACCAGCGCTACGAATGGGCCAACGAGTACGTCGACGTCGCCTACAAGCTGTGGGAAGGTTCCTGGGACGACGACGCACTGGTGCAGGACAAGGAGCGCAGCCTGCACTCCGACCCGTCGAAAATCCACAAGATCAACCACGTCGGTAAGCGTTACAGCGTCGAAGGACCGCATTTCACCTCACCGTCCCCGCAGCGCACCCCGGTGCTGTTCCAGGCCGGTTCCTCCCCTGCGGGCCAGCTGTTCTCGGCCCGCAACGCCGAGGGCGTCTACATCAGCAGCCCGACCCCGGCCGACGCCTACAAGCTGACCAGTGAGACCCGTGCGCTGGCAGCGGCCAACGGCCGCGACCGCCACGACATCACCTTCGCCCAGGGACTGTCCTTCGTGATCGGTGACACCCACGCCGAGGCGGTCCGCCGCAACGACGAGCTCAAGCGGTTCCTGGATCTGGAAGGTATCGCGCTGCACGCGCTCGGCGATGCCGGGGTGGACGCCGGCAACCTGCCGTTGGACACCCCGATCAGCGAGCTCGGCGAGTTCACCGGTATCCAGAGCTTCAAGCGCTGGGCGGCAGAGGTTTCCGGCAACGAGGAGCCGACCATCCGGGACATGGCGTGGGTGCTCGAAGGGGCGAACCGGGTGGTGGGCACGCCGGAGGAGATCGCGGATCGCCTGGAGGAGTGGCGCGAGGCCGGGGTGGACGGCATCAACGTCTACCACGCCACCGTGCCGCAGTCGTTCCGCGAGGTCGCCGACCGTCTCTTCCCGACGCTGCGCGAACGCGGACTGATCGCAGGCGACAAGTCGGGCACGTTGCGGCACAAGCTGCTCGGGCGCGGTGACCGGTTGCCGGACAGCCATCCGGCGGCGCGTTACCGTGGCGCGTTCACCGACAACTCGCTGGCCGACGACGTCGCCGTCCCGGTGGGCACGCCGGTCTGA
- a CDS encoding ABC transporter ATP-binding protein → MSLHARDVRWTRSGRLVLDGVTVAPEPGATVGLLGPNGSGKSSLLKLLAGVDRPDAGTVHLDGAPVATMPRRSVARRLAMVAQHNETELHITVRDVVRLGRIPYTPMMGGDREGTRIVEAALTATGLDGMPDRLWHTLSGGERQRVQIARALAQDPEHLLLDEPTNHLDIAHQLEILALVRTLHVTTVVALHDLNLAAMFCDHLVVLSGGAVVAAGTPGQVLTEDLIAQVYGVRCQVSVADGVPHVRFEHRAR, encoded by the coding sequence GTGAGCCTGCACGCCCGAGACGTCAGGTGGACCCGCTCCGGCAGGCTGGTACTCGACGGCGTCACGGTGGCTCCGGAACCGGGAGCCACCGTGGGCCTGCTCGGACCGAACGGATCCGGCAAGTCATCGCTGTTGAAACTGCTTGCCGGGGTGGACCGCCCCGATGCGGGCACCGTGCACCTCGACGGGGCGCCGGTGGCGACGATGCCGCGCCGGAGCGTCGCTCGGCGGCTGGCCATGGTCGCCCAGCACAACGAGACCGAACTCCACATCACGGTCCGCGATGTGGTGCGGCTCGGCCGGATCCCGTACACGCCCATGATGGGCGGGGACCGCGAGGGCACCCGGATCGTGGAGGCGGCGCTGACCGCCACCGGACTCGACGGCATGCCGGACCGGCTCTGGCACACGCTGTCCGGGGGCGAACGGCAGCGGGTCCAGATCGCCAGAGCCCTGGCGCAGGACCCCGAGCATCTGTTGCTCGACGAACCGACCAACCATCTCGATATCGCCCACCAGTTGGAGATCCTGGCCCTGGTCCGGACGTTGCACGTCACCACGGTGGTGGCCCTGCACGACCTGAACCTGGCCGCCATGTTCTGCGATCACCTCGTGGTGCTGTCGGGCGGCGCCGTGGTCGCCGCCGGCACCCCGGGCCAGGTGCTGACGGAGGACCTGATCGCGCAGGTGTACGGGGTGCGGTGCCAGGTCAGCGTGGCCGATGGTGTGCCGCATGTGCGGTTCGAGCACCGCGCACGGTGA
- a CDS encoding FecCD family ABC transporter permease produces MIIRSRSLLVLWVVGLGLLVVSAAAAITIGPAALSVRDVYGIVGEHLGAGPSGASRIQDGIVWQLRLPRVLLAAVCGAGLALCGAILQSLLRNPLADPFVLGVSSGASTGAVLIAVLGVGAGTLTLSGGAFVGAVMSFGVVLLLAYAAGGGTDRVVLAGVAATQLFSALTSFIVLSSADAEQTRGVLFWLLGSLAGVSWSDVAVCSAVVAVGLACCLGYARALDAFAFGDEAAAALGVAVRRARIVLLVVTALITAALVSAAGAIGFVGLVLPHAARLVVGPAHRRLLPTVIIFGAVFMVWVDTLARTVFAPQELPTGVVTALIGVPAFALILLRRRGIPS; encoded by the coding sequence TTGATCATCCGTTCGCGGTCATTGCTCGTGCTGTGGGTGGTCGGCCTGGGGCTGCTGGTCGTCTCGGCCGCCGCGGCGATCACCATCGGACCGGCGGCGCTGTCGGTGCGTGATGTCTACGGGATCGTCGGCGAGCATCTGGGTGCCGGGCCGTCGGGCGCCAGCCGGATTCAGGACGGCATCGTCTGGCAGTTGCGCCTGCCACGGGTGCTGCTCGCGGCGGTGTGCGGGGCCGGGTTGGCGCTGTGCGGCGCGATCCTGCAGTCGTTGCTCCGCAATCCGTTGGCCGACCCGTTCGTCCTCGGGGTGTCTTCGGGTGCGTCCACCGGGGCCGTGCTGATCGCGGTGCTCGGGGTGGGGGCGGGCACACTGACGCTGTCCGGCGGCGCGTTCGTCGGCGCGGTGATGTCCTTCGGGGTGGTGCTGCTGCTGGCCTACGCCGCGGGCGGGGGCACCGACCGGGTGGTGCTGGCCGGCGTGGCCGCGACACAACTGTTCTCGGCGTTGACCTCGTTCATCGTGCTGTCCTCGGCCGACGCCGAGCAGACCCGCGGGGTGCTGTTCTGGTTGCTCGGCTCGCTGGCCGGGGTGTCCTGGTCCGACGTCGCGGTCTGCAGCGCAGTCGTCGCGGTCGGACTGGCCTGCTGCCTGGGATACGCACGCGCCCTCGACGCGTTCGCGTTCGGCGACGAGGCCGCCGCGGCACTGGGGGTAGCGGTGCGGCGGGCGCGGATCGTGCTGCTGGTTGTGACGGCGCTGATCACCGCGGCCCTGGTCAGCGCGGCCGGGGCGATCGGGTTCGTCGGTCTGGTGTTGCCGCATGCCGCGCGTCTCGTGGTGGGGCCGGCACATCGACGGCTGCTCCCGACGGTGATCATCTTCGGTGCGGTGTTCATGGTGTGGGTGGACACTTTGGCCCGCACCGTATTCGCTCCCCAGGAGCTGCCCACCGGGGTGGTGACCGCGCTGATCGGTGTCCCGGCGTTCGCGTTGATCCTTTTGCGGCGCCGGGGGATCCCGTCGTGA
- a CDS encoding ABC transporter substrate-binding protein encodes MIGRRILAAAAVLTLVGCGQSAVEADPPGVASGFPLTVHNCGRDVVIDAPPQRAVSLNQGSTEILLSLGLADRMVGTATWTDPVRENLAEADATVPKLAVNKPALETVLDADPDFVSASFSGTLGPGGVADRDQFEDLGVPSYLAPSDCVGKVSANSDGMRTEPLTMDAIYGEIRDLARIFDVSERGDALIGELQQRMEASRMSADVDVAFWFSDIRAPYFGGCCGAPGVITDTVGARNIFVDTTEEWPQVSWEVIADRDPDVLVLADLSRRTIDGDALAAKIEFLESNPVTSRLTAVQAKRYVVVNGADLNPSIRTVDGAEKLAEGLRRFGFASEH; translated from the coding sequence ATGATCGGGCGCCGGATTCTCGCTGCGGCAGCGGTGCTGACGCTGGTGGGCTGTGGACAGTCCGCCGTCGAGGCCGACCCACCCGGGGTGGCATCGGGCTTCCCGCTCACCGTGCACAACTGCGGGCGCGACGTGGTGATCGACGCGCCACCGCAACGGGCGGTGTCCCTGAACCAGGGCTCCACCGAGATCCTGCTGTCGCTGGGGCTGGCGGACCGGATGGTGGGCACCGCGACGTGGACGGACCCGGTCCGCGAGAACCTCGCCGAGGCCGATGCGACGGTGCCGAAACTCGCAGTCAACAAACCGGCATTGGAAACCGTGCTGGATGCCGACCCCGACTTCGTGTCGGCATCGTTCAGCGGGACTCTCGGTCCCGGCGGTGTCGCCGACCGGGACCAGTTCGAGGATCTGGGCGTGCCCAGCTACCTCGCGCCGAGCGATTGCGTCGGCAAGGTGTCGGCCAACTCGGACGGCATGCGCACCGAACCGCTGACGATGGACGCGATTTACGGTGAAATCCGGGATCTGGCACGCATATTCGATGTCAGCGAGCGTGGGGATGCGCTGATCGGCGAGTTGCAACAGCGGATGGAGGCCAGTCGGATGAGCGCGGACGTCGACGTGGCGTTCTGGTTCTCCGACATCCGGGCACCGTACTTCGGGGGTTGCTGCGGGGCGCCCGGGGTGATCACCGACACCGTGGGAGCCCGAAACATCTTCGTCGACACCACCGAGGAGTGGCCCCAGGTCAGCTGGGAGGTGATCGCGGACCGTGATCCCGACGTGCTGGTCCTGGCCGACCTGAGCCGGCGCACCATCGACGGCGACGCGCTGGCGGCCAAGATCGAGTTCCTGGAGTCGAACCCGGTGACCTCGCGCCTGACCGCTGTCCAGGCGAAGCGCTACGTCGTGGTCAACGGTGCCGACCTCAATCCGTCGATCCGCACTGTCGACGGAGCCGAGAAGCTGGCCGAGGGTCTGCGCCGATTCGGATTCGCCTCCGAACATTGA
- a CDS encoding ABC transporter substrate-binding protein yields MRAFITLVSLALLVTACGRTDTAAPPPQTDGSGGTSYPLTLQNCGVEVTFEHAPTRAVSLYQASTEILLSLGLADRMVGSSTWFDPVLPALAADNARVPRLADNDPSLEAVLDTEPDLITSASAHTFTPAVVGDRARLAELGIPTYQSPSVCTDAVVEGETVTRTGPLEMDTLFREITELAQIFDVADRGAQLVDDLKRRLADAPEVAHQDGTVAFWFSGVRTPYLAGCCSAPGLYAREVGVTNVFADAREDWPEISWEALADRDPDVLVLADLSRKRIDGDALDTKIQFLETNPVTRNMSAVRDRRYVVLTGSELDPGIRQIDAVEKLAEGFAALNQTGQTK; encoded by the coding sequence GTGCGTGCATTCATCACGCTTGTATCCCTCGCACTCCTGGTCACCGCATGTGGCCGAACCGACACGGCGGCACCGCCGCCGCAGACCGACGGCTCCGGAGGCACCAGCTATCCGCTGACCCTGCAGAACTGCGGGGTGGAGGTCACATTCGAGCATGCGCCGACGCGCGCGGTCTCGCTGTATCAAGCCTCGACCGAGATCCTGCTCTCGCTGGGACTGGCCGACCGGATGGTGGGCAGCTCGACCTGGTTCGACCCGGTGCTTCCGGCACTGGCCGCCGACAACGCCCGCGTACCGCGGCTGGCGGACAACGATCCCAGCCTGGAAGCGGTACTGGACACCGAGCCCGACCTGATCACCTCGGCGAGCGCCCACACCTTCACCCCCGCGGTGGTCGGCGACCGGGCCCGGCTCGCTGAACTCGGCATCCCCACCTACCAGTCGCCGTCGGTGTGCACCGATGCGGTGGTCGAGGGGGAGACGGTCACCCGGACCGGACCCCTGGAAATGGACACGCTGTTCCGTGAAATCACCGAGCTGGCACAGATTTTCGATGTGGCGGACCGTGGTGCTCAGCTGGTCGACGACCTGAAGAGACGATTGGCCGACGCGCCGGAGGTCGCGCATCAGGATGGGACCGTGGCGTTCTGGTTCTCCGGGGTGCGGACCCCGTACCTGGCCGGGTGCTGCTCGGCCCCGGGCCTGTACGCCCGCGAGGTCGGCGTGACCAACGTCTTCGCCGATGCTCGCGAGGATTGGCCCGAGATCAGCTGGGAGGCTCTGGCCGACCGCGATCCCGACGTGCTGGTGCTGGCCGACCTGAGTCGCAAACGCATCGACGGCGATGCGCTGGACACCAAAATCCAGTTCTTGGAGACCAATCCGGTGACCCGCAACATGTCGGCGGTGCGTGACCGGCGCTATGTGGTGCTGACCGGTTCGGAACTGGACCCGGGTATCCGGCAGATCGACGCCGTCGAGAAACTTGCCGAAGGATTCGCCGCCCTGAACCAGACGGGGCAGACCAAATGA
- a CDS encoding GNAT family N-acetyltransferase, which yields MSAPDVRPATPGDTAALSRVLGRAFHDDPVMSWLLPDARARERKLHKLFAAMTRHHHLSRGGVEVAATGTAVIGAAALWDPPGQWRHTTGEQLRAAPSMLRTFGTAVRRGLRITDLMKRHHPEGPHWYLAVIGSDPQVRGTGLGQALMRSRLDRCDAEHAPAYLESSNPDNIGYYRRFGFEVTGEIALPDGGPVMYPMWRRPR from the coding sequence ATGAGCGCCCCTGACGTACGGCCCGCGACGCCGGGCGACACCGCTGCACTGTCCCGCGTGCTGGGACGAGCCTTCCACGACGATCCGGTGATGAGCTGGCTGCTGCCCGACGCGCGAGCGCGCGAGCGCAAGCTGCACAAGTTGTTCGCCGCGATGACCCGTCATCACCACCTGTCCCGCGGCGGCGTGGAGGTCGCCGCGACCGGGACTGCGGTGATCGGCGCTGCGGCGCTGTGGGATCCGCCGGGCCAGTGGCGGCACACCACCGGCGAACAGCTGCGGGCCGCGCCGAGCATGCTGCGCACCTTCGGTACCGCGGTGCGCCGCGGGCTGCGGATCACCGACCTGATGAAGCGTCACCACCCGGAGGGACCCCACTGGTACCTCGCGGTGATCGGCAGCGACCCGCAGGTGCGCGGCACCGGTCTCGGCCAGGCGCTGATGCGGTCTCGCCTCGACCGGTGCGACGCGGAACACGCACCGGCATACCTGGAGTCGAGCAACCCGGACAACATCGGTTACTACCGCCGATTCGGCTTCGAGGTCACCGGCGAGATCGCCCTGCCGGACGGCGGCCCGGTCATGTATCCCATGTGGCGGCGGCCACGGTGA
- a CDS encoding CBS domain-containing protein, translating into MRIADVLKAKGAAVTTTTPDTSVAVFLAGLVDRNIGAMVVVGPEGPVGIVSERDVVHKLHELGADLLTRPVSEIMTKHLVFCSPEDTVDSLSAAMTHNRVRHIPVIADGRLAGIVSIGDVVKTRMQELESSTEHLQAYITQG; encoded by the coding sequence ATGCGTATCGCCGACGTTCTGAAGGCAAAGGGCGCGGCCGTCACGACGACCACCCCGGACACCTCGGTGGCCGTGTTCCTCGCCGGCCTGGTGGACCGCAACATCGGGGCCATGGTGGTGGTCGGGCCCGAGGGGCCGGTCGGCATCGTGTCCGAGCGTGATGTGGTGCACAAGCTGCACGAATTGGGCGCCGATCTGCTGACCCGGCCGGTCAGCGAGATCATGACCAAGCACCTGGTGTTCTGCTCGCCGGAGGACACCGTGGACAGCCTCAGCGCCGCGATGACGCACAACCGGGTGCGGCACATTCCGGTCATCGCGGACGGCCGGCTGGCCGGCATCGTCAGCATCGGTGACGTGGTCAAGACCCGCATGCAGGAGTTGGAGTCCAGCACGGAGCACTTGCAGGCGTACATCACACAAGGCTGA
- a CDS encoding ribonuclease Z, with product MIEVTLLGTGSPIPDPDRAGPSTLIRAGGQTFLVDCGRGVLQRLAAAGSGANQLTALLLTHLHSDHIADLGDVIITRWVTTFTPDPVPLQIIGPPGTAQVVDAMLAAFGHDIGYRIAHHADLTAPPAVQVHEYTDGEVWALDGVRVLAAPTDHRPVAPTIGFRVEHAGASVVLAGDTVPCQTLDALTAGAGALVHTAIRHDLVEAVGLQRIRDICDYHSTVQQAADTAARAGVGILILTHYVPSPAPGQYDEWRALAAGIFDRQIELGDDLHRVQVHPGVGVRPAG from the coding sequence ATGATCGAGGTGACCCTGCTGGGCACGGGCAGTCCCATCCCCGACCCCGACCGGGCCGGCCCGTCGACGCTGATCCGCGCGGGCGGACAGACATTTCTCGTCGACTGCGGACGCGGAGTGCTGCAGCGGCTCGCGGCCGCCGGGTCCGGCGCCAATCAGCTGACCGCGCTGCTGTTGACGCACCTGCACAGTGATCACATCGCCGATCTCGGCGACGTGATCATCACCCGCTGGGTCACCACCTTCACGCCGGACCCGGTGCCGCTGCAGATCATCGGCCCGCCGGGCACCGCACAGGTGGTGGACGCCATGCTCGCCGCCTTCGGCCACGACATCGGCTACCGCATCGCCCATCACGCCGATCTCACCGCGCCACCGGCCGTGCAGGTCCACGAGTACACCGACGGCGAGGTGTGGGCGCTGGACGGGGTCCGGGTGCTGGCCGCACCGACCGATCACCGACCGGTGGCGCCCACCATCGGCTTCCGCGTCGAGCACGCCGGCGCGTCGGTGGTGCTGGCCGGCGACACCGTGCCGTGCCAGACCCTGGACGCGCTCACGGCCGGCGCAGGAGCATTGGTGCACACCGCGATCCGCCACGACCTCGTCGAGGCCGTTGGGCTGCAGCGCATCCGCGACATCTGCGACTACCACTCCACGGTGCAGCAGGCCGCCGACACCGCCGCCCGCGCCGGGGTCGGCATCCTGATCCTCACCCACTATGTGCCCAGCCCCGCACCCGGACAGTACGACGAGTGGCGGGCCCTGGCGGCCGGCATCTTCGACCGTCAGATCGAACTGGGCGACGACCTGCACCGGGTGCAGGTGCATCCCGGGGTCGGGGTCAGGCCAGCCGGGTGA
- a CDS encoding transglutaminase family protein, whose protein sequence is MWRMRVVHATGYAYKSPVTASFNEARLTPRSDSRQNVILNRVETVPATRQYRYVDYWGTAVTTFDLHAPHTELEVTASSVVETEEAAPPESSVSWADLKSEAVIDRFDEFLTPTLYTPASKRLERVARQIAKEHEPHEAVIEAARWVHSELQYVPGTTGVHSSGLDALREGKGVCQDFAHLTLIVLRGMGIPARYVSGYLHPERSAEVGDTIEGQSHAWIQAWTGEWWHYDPTNDKDINEQYISVGVGRDYADVTPLKGIYSGEGSTDLDVVVEITRLA, encoded by the coding sequence ATGTGGCGGATGCGGGTGGTCCACGCGACGGGCTATGCGTACAAATCGCCGGTGACAGCGTCATTCAACGAGGCGCGCCTGACGCCGCGCTCGGATTCGCGGCAGAACGTGATCCTCAACCGGGTGGAAACCGTGCCGGCGACCCGGCAGTACCGCTATGTCGACTACTGGGGCACCGCGGTGACCACCTTCGACCTGCACGCCCCGCACACGGAACTGGAGGTGACCGCGTCCTCGGTGGTGGAGACCGAGGAGGCCGCGCCCCCGGAGTCCTCGGTCTCCTGGGCAGACCTCAAGTCCGAGGCGGTGATCGACCGCTTCGACGAGTTCCTCACCCCGACGCTGTACACGCCGGCCAGTAAACGACTGGAACGGGTCGCCCGGCAGATTGCCAAGGAGCACGAACCGCACGAGGCCGTCATCGAGGCGGCGCGGTGGGTACACAGTGAACTGCAATACGTGCCCGGGACCACCGGTGTGCACTCATCGGGTCTGGATGCGCTGCGCGAGGGCAAGGGTGTCTGCCAGGACTTCGCGCACCTCACCCTGATCGTGCTGCGTGGCATGGGAATTCCGGCGCGATATGTGTCGGGGTACCTGCATCCGGAGCGCTCCGCCGAGGTGGGGGACACCATCGAAGGGCAGAGTCACGCCTGGATCCAGGCCTGGACCGGGGAGTGGTGGCATTACGACCCGACCAATGACAAGGACATCAACGAGCAGTACATCAGCGTCGGGGTGGGCCGCGACTACGCCGATGTCACACCGCTGAAGGGGATCTACTCCGGCGAGGGGTCCACCGATCTCGATGTCGTCGTGGAGATCACCCGGCTGGCCTGA
- a CDS encoding alpha-E domain-containing protein — protein sequence MLARNAESLYWIGRYVERADDTARILDVVVHQLLEDSSVDPDQTSRVLLRVLDIEPPDHQLDVWSLTDLVAFGRDTTGGCSIVESITAARENARGAREVTSTEMWECLNTTYNALAERERAARKLGPHEFLAYIEGRAAMFAGLADSTLSRDDGYRFMVLGRAIERVDMTVRMLLSRVGDSGSSPAWVTVLRSAGAHDTYLRTYRGVLDASRVVEFLLLDRLFPRSVFYSLRLAEHSLDELLHRRHNRVGSTAEAQRLLGRARSELEFLPPGALLESLEDQLAALQQTCIQVSDALALQYFHSAPWVAWTDAGRTGDSVIEEGEI from the coding sequence ATGTTGGCACGCAACGCGGAATCGCTGTACTGGATCGGCCGCTACGTGGAGCGCGCCGACGACACCGCCCGCATCCTCGACGTGGTGGTCCATCAACTTCTCGAAGACTCCAGCGTGGACCCGGACCAGACCTCCCGGGTGCTGCTGCGGGTGCTCGACATCGAGCCGCCCGATCATCAGCTGGACGTGTGGTCGCTGACCGATCTGGTCGCGTTCGGCCGGGACACCACCGGAGGCTGCTCGATCGTCGAGTCGATCACCGCGGCCCGGGAGAACGCCCGCGGTGCCCGCGAAGTGACCTCGACCGAGATGTGGGAGTGCCTGAACACCACCTACAACGCGCTCGCCGAGCGGGAACGGGCGGCCCGCAAGCTGGGCCCGCACGAGTTCCTGGCCTACATCGAGGGCCGGGCGGCGATGTTCGCCGGTCTGGCCGATTCGACGTTGTCCCGTGACGACGGCTACCGCTTCATGGTGCTCGGCCGGGCCATCGAGCGCGTGGACATGACGGTGCGCATGCTGCTGTCTCGCGTCGGAGACAGCGGATCGTCACCGGCCTGGGTGACGGTGCTGAGATCCGCGGGTGCCCATGACACCTACCTGCGGACCTATCGCGGCGTGCTGGACGCCAGCCGGGTCGTCGAATTCCTCTTGCTGGACCGGCTTTTCCCGCGCTCGGTCTTCTACTCACTGCGGCTGGCCGAGCACAGTCTCGACGAACTGCTGCACCGCAGGCACAACCGGGTCGGTTCGACGGCCGAAGCCCAGCGACTGCTCGGCAGGGCGCGCAGCGAGCTGGAGTTCCTCCCGCCCGGCGCGCTGCTGGAGTCGTTGGAGGATCAGCTGGCCGCGCTGCAGCAGACCTGCATTCAGGTCAGTGATGCGTTGGCACTGCAGTACTTCCACTCGGCTCCGTGGGTGGCCTGGACGGACGCCGGCCGTACCGGCGATTCGGTGATCGAAGAGGGAGAGATCTGA